The following proteins come from a genomic window of Halorussus halophilus:
- the mch gene encoding 2-methylfumaryl-CoA hydratase — MTEWTDPEAFAQLLDRAETKEKGNCFEDFAAGDTIEHDPGLVLSRRASECWMGQTLNYDPTYWRPSVAKSAGHDEPPVHPDYLLACVMGASVEDLSEKGGYFLGRDGLRYHDPAVSPGTELRVESTVEATRESSSRPEFGIVTWETTGYDADTGDRLVSYNRTNMISRREPMASDGSGETEASGGSEPGLPDELLTPDGGYFEDFREVLDRAADRDAAVAYRHERGRTMDDTTVAALPLATLNTAKQHHNADVMADSPSGEIVAYGDVTRSVALAHARSDEETVCEVTCDDERFHDFVTTGDTIYGFTRVLDANEADQPGHSHPQSGEVTFRHYAFDQTGRPVYSGTRTALIRKRT, encoded by the coding sequence ATGACGGAGTGGACCGACCCCGAGGCCTTCGCGCAGTTGCTCGACCGCGCCGAGACGAAAGAGAAGGGCAACTGCTTCGAGGACTTCGCGGCGGGCGACACCATCGAGCACGACCCCGGACTCGTCCTCTCACGGCGCGCCAGCGAGTGCTGGATGGGCCAGACGCTCAACTACGACCCGACCTACTGGCGGCCCTCGGTGGCGAAATCGGCGGGTCACGACGAACCGCCGGTTCACCCCGATTACTTGCTTGCCTGCGTGATGGGGGCGAGCGTCGAGGACCTGAGCGAGAAAGGCGGCTACTTCCTCGGCCGCGACGGCCTTCGGTACCACGACCCCGCTGTCTCGCCGGGCACGGAACTGCGAGTCGAGTCAACTGTCGAAGCGACGCGCGAGTCGAGTTCCCGCCCGGAGTTCGGCATCGTGACGTGGGAGACCACCGGCTACGACGCCGACACTGGTGACCGACTGGTGTCGTACAACCGAACGAACATGATTTCGCGCAGGGAACCGATGGCGAGCGATGGAAGTGGAGAAACCGAGGCCAGTGGCGGTTCCGAACCGGGCCTCCCGGACGAACTGCTCACGCCAGACGGCGGCTACTTCGAAGACTTCCGAGAAGTACTCGACAGGGCGGCAGACCGGGACGCCGCAGTCGCCTACCGCCACGAGCGCGGGCGGACGATGGACGACACCACGGTCGCCGCGCTCCCGCTTGCCACGCTCAACACCGCGAAACAGCACCACAACGCCGACGTGATGGCCGACTCGCCGTCCGGCGAAATCGTCGCCTACGGTGACGTGACCCGGTCGGTCGCGCTCGCGCACGCTCGCTCTGACGAGGAGACTGTCTGCGAAGTGACCTGTGACGACGAGCGGTTCCACGACTTCGTGACGACTGGCGACACGATTTACGGCTTCACGCGCGTCCTCGACGCGAACGAAGCGGACCAGCCGGGACACAGCCACCCGCAATCGGGAGAAGTCACCTTCCGCCACTACGCCTTCGACCAGACCGGACGCCCCGTCTACTCGGGCACCCGAACCGCACTGATTCGCAAGCGAACCTAA
- a CDS encoding methylaspartate ammonia-lyase produces the protein METRVADARVGGDPVIESVRAVPGVSGFFFDDQRAIKAGAEQDGFAYHGDPVTPNFDRVRQAGEAISVLLELSDGTVAMGDCAAVQYSGAGGRDPLFEADSFVPVVEGPVAEELLGREAAAFGANAAAVEETRIDGNRLHTAIRYGVSQALLDAAGKARRTTKTDVLTDEFGTKPATEPIPVFGQSGDDRRRNAEKMVLKGVPVLPHGLFNSVEKIGEDGSRLRDYLDWLATRADELGPSEYDPRFHVDVYGVLGEIFSPPYDRPEVTDYFADLRDATGPYPLQVEGPMDEGGRAEQIHSMAELRDGLADAGVGVDVVADEWCNTLEDVQAFVDAGAADLVQVKTPDLGGIQRSAEAVLYCRGTDTRAYLGGTCNETVESARACAHVALATDAAQVLAKPGMGFDEGYMVMANEMRRTLALADAVDGSESHDGGRK, from the coding sequence ATGGAAACGCGGGTCGCCGACGCCCGCGTCGGCGGCGACCCTGTCATCGAATCCGTGCGCGCCGTTCCCGGCGTCTCCGGATTCTTCTTCGACGACCAGCGCGCTATCAAGGCCGGAGCCGAACAGGACGGGTTCGCCTACCATGGCGACCCAGTCACGCCGAACTTCGACCGCGTTCGCCAGGCGGGCGAAGCAATTAGCGTCCTGCTTGAACTCAGCGATGGCACCGTCGCCATGGGCGACTGCGCCGCCGTGCAGTACTCCGGTGCAGGCGGGCGCGACCCATTGTTCGAAGCCGATTCGTTCGTTCCGGTGGTGGAAGGTCCAGTCGCCGAGGAACTGCTCGGTCGCGAAGCGGCCGCGTTCGGCGCGAACGCGGCCGCCGTCGAGGAGACGCGAATCGATGGAAATCGACTGCATACGGCCATCCGCTACGGCGTCTCGCAGGCCCTGCTCGACGCCGCTGGAAAGGCCCGGCGGACGACGAAGACCGACGTCCTCACTGACGAGTTCGGAACGAAGCCAGCCACGGAGCCGATTCCGGTGTTCGGCCAGTCGGGCGACGACCGCCGCCGAAACGCCGAGAAGATGGTCCTGAAGGGCGTCCCGGTCCTGCCCCACGGCCTGTTCAACAGCGTCGAGAAGATCGGTGAGGACGGGAGTCGATTGCGCGACTATCTCGATTGGCTCGCTACGCGCGCGGACGAACTCGGACCTTCCGAATACGACCCGCGCTTCCACGTGGACGTGTACGGCGTCCTCGGCGAGATTTTCAGTCCGCCGTACGACCGGCCGGAAGTCACGGACTACTTCGCGGACCTTCGGGACGCGACAGGACCGTACCCCCTGCAAGTCGAGGGACCGATGGACGAGGGCGGCCGCGCAGAGCAGATTCACTCGATGGCCGAACTCCGCGACGGCCTCGCGGACGCGGGGGTCGGCGTGGACGTCGTGGCCGACGAGTGGTGCAACACGCTCGAAGACGTGCAGGCCTTCGTAGACGCAGGCGCGGCCGACCTCGTGCAAGTGAAGACGCCCGACTTGGGCGGCATCCAGCGGAGCGCCGAAGCAGTGCTGTACTGCCGCGGAACAGACACGCGGGCGTACCTCGGCGGGACGTGCAACGAGACGGTCGAATCGGCGAGGGCATGCGCGCACGTCGCACTGGCCACCGACGCCGCGCAGGTGCTGGCCAAGCCCGGCATGGGATTCGACGAGGGCTACATGGTGATGGCAAACGAGATGCGCCGAACGCTCGCGCTGGCCGACGCCGTCGATGGGTCCGAGTCTCACGACGGAGGCCGCAAATGA
- a CDS encoding methylaspartate mutase subunit E, with amino-acid sequence MLRDQRLSPETLTSIDDEIRQHWPVEDLDFEEAVAYHESLPAGKQFARVLESADRPLLQPRAGVPLLDDQIALLGHLEDAGKADLLPTTIDSYTRDNEYEKAQQGLEEAREKSEDTLNGFPAVNHGVEGCRQLIEALDAPIEVRHGTPDARLLAAVTFAGGFQSFEGGPISYNIPYTKERDLAETIEHWQYVDRLAGAYTERGITINREPFGPLTGTLVPPSIAIAIGLIEGMLAATQGVESVTLGYGQVGNLVQDIAALRALRALGEEYLPDAVTVTTVFHEWMGGFPPDEARANGVIALGAATAAIAGPDKVITKSPQEFGGVPTKEANAAGLRTTRQLIDMIREQAIELDGVDREQQFIEKSTRSLMDTVLELGDEDVAQGTVRAFETGNLDVPFAPSQSAKSAVLPARDDDGRVRILQFGDLALDSDLKDVHTERLDRRARKENRDRSFQMVADDVDAISEGRLIGRRGGEQA; translated from the coding sequence ATGTTACGTGACCAACGACTCTCCCCAGAGACACTGACGAGTATCGACGACGAAATACGACAGCACTGGCCAGTCGAAGACCTCGACTTCGAGGAAGCGGTGGCGTACCACGAATCGCTTCCTGCGGGAAAGCAGTTCGCTCGCGTCTTGGAGTCCGCGGACCGTCCACTGCTCCAGCCCCGCGCTGGCGTGCCGTTACTGGACGACCAGATAGCACTGCTCGGCCACCTTGAAGACGCCGGAAAGGCAGACCTGCTCCCAACGACCATCGACTCCTACACGCGCGACAACGAGTACGAAAAAGCCCAACAAGGCCTCGAAGAAGCCCGAGAGAAAAGCGAAGACACCCTCAACGGCTTTCCAGCGGTGAATCATGGAGTCGAGGGCTGTCGCCAGTTAATCGAAGCACTCGATGCGCCAATCGAGGTGCGCCACGGAACGCCCGACGCCCGCTTGCTCGCGGCAGTCACCTTCGCGGGTGGCTTCCAGAGCTTCGAGGGGGGCCCCATCTCGTACAACATCCCCTACACCAAGGAGCGCGACCTCGCCGAAACCATCGAACACTGGCAGTACGTGGACCGACTCGCGGGCGCGTACACCGAACGTGGAATCACCATCAACCGGGAACCGTTCGGCCCGCTGACCGGGACGCTCGTCCCGCCGAGCATCGCCATAGCCATCGGGCTCATCGAAGGGATGCTCGCGGCCACGCAGGGCGTCGAGAGCGTCACGCTCGGCTATGGACAGGTCGGCAATCTCGTGCAGGACATCGCCGCGCTTCGCGCGCTCCGCGCACTCGGCGAGGAGTACCTGCCTGATGCAGTCACCGTCACCACCGTCTTCCACGAGTGGATGGGCGGGTTCCCACCTGACGAGGCCCGCGCGAACGGTGTCATCGCGCTCGGTGCGGCCACCGCCGCCATCGCTGGCCCCGACAAAGTCATCACCAAGTCTCCGCAGGAGTTCGGCGGCGTCCCCACGAAAGAGGCAAACGCCGCTGGCCTGCGAACCACCAGACAGCTCATCGATATGATTCGAGAGCAAGCCATCGAACTCGACGGCGTGGACAGAGAACAGCAGTTCATCGAGAAATCGACCCGCTCGCTGATGGACACCGTCCTCGAACTCGGCGACGAGGACGTGGCGCAGGGGACGGTCCGAGCGTTCGAGACCGGCAACCTCGACGTGCCCTTTGCGCCGAGTCAGAGCGCCAAGAGCGCGGTGCTTCCGGCCCGCGACGACGACGGACGGGTCCGCATCCTCCAGTTCGGCGACCTCGCGCTCGATTCGGACCTCAAGGACGTTCACACCGAGCGACTGGACCGCCGAGCCAGGAAGGAGAACCGCGACCGTTCGTTCCAGATGGTCGCCGACGACGTGGACGCGATTAGCGAAGGGCGACTCATCGGCCGCCGAGGAGGTGAGCAGGCGTGA